CGCTCGCCACCACGTGCCCGGTGAGCACCGCGGTCCCGGTGATCGGCATCGAGCGGAACCGGTCGATGACCCCGTTGGTCATGTCCTCGTTCACCTTGATGGCCGTGGTCGACGAGCCGAAGCCCGCGCACAGCAGGACGATCCCGGGTACGACGTAGTCGACGTAGCCGCCCGAGGGACTCAGCGCACCGCCGAACACGTAGACGAACAGCAGCAGGATGACCACCGGCAGGGCGATGGACGTCACCATGGCGTCGATCGAGCGCAGGCTGTGGCGGGTGCTGCGCACGATGAAGATCCTGGAGTCGCGCAGCGGGTCGGCCCAGCTGTGCCGGTCGTGCGTGAGGATGGCCATCAGAAGGTCCTTTCCAGGGGGCGGTCGTCGGCGGGGGCCGGTGCGTCGGCCGGGTGCGCGGTGAGGGTGAGGAAGACCTCGTCGAGGCTGGGTCGGTGCAGGGACAGCCGGGCGGCGGGTACCTGCTCGGCAGCCAGCAGGTCGAGGAGACGGCGGACGTCCTCCGCGCTGCCGTCGCCGGCGACCCGCACGACGAGGTCGCTGGCACCGGTGTCGGTGTCGGCGAGCACCAACCGGCCGACCGACTCCAGCACGCGGGCGGCGGTCGCCGGTGCGGCGGCGTCGTCGAAGAACAGCTCGACGGTCTCGCTGCCGACCTGGGCCTTCAACTCGGCGGCGGTACCCTCGGCCACCTTGCGACCCCGGTCGAGCACGGCGATCCGGTCGGCCAGGACGTCGGCCTCCTCCAGGTACTGGGTGGTGAGCAGCACGGTCACGCCGGAGGAGGCGAGCGTGCCGACCGCGCTCCACATGTCGCGCCGGCTGCGGGGGTCCAGTCCGGTGGTCGGCTCGTCCAGGAACAGCACGGTGGGACGGACGACCAGGCTCATCGCCAGGTCGAGACGGCGGCGCATGCCGCCGGAATAGGTGGACACGCGACGGTCGGCGGCGTCGACCAGGTCGAACTGGTCGAGCAGCTCGGTGGCCCGGTGCCGGGCTCGCCGAGTGGCGAGGCGGCGAAGCTGACCGATCATC
This portion of the Acidimicrobiales bacterium genome encodes:
- a CDS encoding ATP-binding cassette domain-containing protein — encoded protein: MPYTLDVEGLRKSYGDHLVLEDLDLQVGPGEIFALLGPNGAGKTTAVRILSTLIRPDSGTAVVAGHEIGSAPAAVRAAISLTGQYAAVDEVLTGWENLVMIGQLRRLATRRARHRATELLDQFDLVDAADRRVSTYSGGMRRRLDLAMSLVVRPTVLFLDEPTTGLDPRSRRDMWSAVGTLASSGVTVLLTTQYLEEADVLADRIAVLDRGRKVAEGTAAELKAQVGSETVELFFDDAAAPATAARVLESVGRLVLADTDTGASDLVVRVAGDGSAEDVRRLLDLLAAEQVPAARLSLHRPSLDEVFLTLTAHPADAPAPADDRPLERTF